A stretch of Desulfotalea psychrophila LSv54 DNA encodes these proteins:
- the murJ gene encoding murein biosynthesis integral membrane protein MurJ: MQSESPTKAKIGRSAAVIGIAVLCSRLLGLVREQVFAGLFGAGFAYDSFVVAFRIPNLLRDLFGEGALSAAFVTVFSDYNTRKSLDQTWQLASNILSFFAVALSLIVLLGIFCAAPLVDLLAPGFALTAGKSELTVTLTRIMLPFLVCISLAAVVMGILNTKGRFFVPAIASSFFNLGSIIGGTSLAYILPEYGYPAIAGMACGTLIGGLLQLAVQIPSLYRLGFRYKPQLRITDPGLLRVLKLMVPATIGLSATQLNIFINTSFAASCGQGAVSWLNYAFRLVQLPIGLFGVALSIAMLPLLAQQASLKKIDEMKETMTSSLTMVFALTLPATFGLIFLSRPIIMLIFEHGAFTAADTMATAQTLGLYAVGLFAYSANKILVPAFYAINKTKYPVIASFIAVACNLIIINLTIDQFQHLAIALSTSVTMILNFIFLLTVLNREMKGLPLAQLIKNLAKILCACLFLSLILFLADSYLPSLLSSHISLQITSLFATIILATGTYGICLHFLGLEEMQLITKKVLGRFKRS; this comes from the coding sequence TTGCAATCAGAATCTCCTACCAAAGCCAAAATAGGTCGATCAGCAGCCGTTATTGGTATAGCTGTTCTCTGTAGCCGTCTCCTCGGTCTTGTTCGCGAGCAAGTCTTTGCCGGCCTTTTTGGCGCAGGTTTTGCCTATGACTCCTTTGTGGTGGCCTTTCGCATCCCCAACCTCCTTCGTGATCTTTTTGGGGAAGGTGCCCTATCGGCAGCCTTTGTCACTGTCTTTTCCGACTACAACACCCGCAAGAGCCTCGATCAAACCTGGCAACTAGCATCCAACATCCTCTCCTTTTTTGCGGTAGCCCTCAGTCTTATCGTCCTCCTAGGTATCTTTTGCGCGGCCCCCCTGGTGGACCTGCTGGCCCCGGGTTTTGCCCTGACTGCCGGCAAATCAGAGCTCACCGTTACTCTTACCCGGATTATGCTACCCTTTTTGGTCTGTATATCACTGGCGGCAGTGGTCATGGGCATCCTCAACACCAAAGGACGTTTTTTTGTCCCCGCCATAGCTTCAAGTTTTTTTAATCTTGGCTCAATTATAGGCGGCACAAGCCTTGCCTATATCCTACCTGAATATGGCTACCCCGCCATTGCCGGTATGGCCTGCGGCACCCTTATCGGCGGGCTATTACAACTGGCCGTACAAATCCCCAGCCTTTACCGCCTGGGCTTTCGCTATAAGCCACAACTACGTATCACCGATCCCGGTCTGTTACGGGTACTCAAACTGATGGTGCCCGCCACCATTGGTCTCTCAGCAACTCAACTTAATATTTTCATCAACACCAGTTTTGCAGCAAGCTGTGGTCAGGGTGCAGTCTCTTGGCTCAACTATGCCTTTCGTCTCGTCCAGCTCCCCATTGGCCTCTTTGGCGTGGCCCTCTCTATTGCCATGCTGCCCCTCCTGGCCCAACAGGCATCACTGAAAAAAATAGATGAGATGAAGGAGACCATGACCTCTTCTCTAACCATGGTCTTCGCCCTTACCCTACCCGCCACCTTTGGCCTTATCTTTCTGTCCAGACCCATCATCATGCTCATATTTGAGCACGGTGCCTTTACCGCGGCCGATACCATGGCCACTGCCCAAACCCTCGGACTCTATGCGGTGGGCCTCTTTGCCTACTCTGCAAACAAGATTCTGGTACCTGCTTTTTATGCGATCAACAAAACCAAATACCCGGTAATAGCAAGTTTTATTGCCGTGGCCTGTAATTTAATCATTATCAATCTTACCATTGATCAATTCCAGCATCTGGCCATAGCCCTTTCCACCTCCGTCACCATGATTTTAAACTTCATCTTCCTCCTGACAGTACTGAACAGAGAGATGAAGGGCTTACCCCTTGCCCAGCTTATAAAAAACCTGGCCAAGATCCTCTGTGCCTGCCTGTTTCTGAGCTTAATTCTATTTCTGGCGGACAGTTATCTACCAAGCCTGCTCTCCTCACACATTTCTCTACAGATAACAAGCCTCTTTGCCACCATCATTCTGGCAACAGGGACCTACGGCATATGCCTACACTTTTTAGGTCTTGAAGAGATGCAGCTCATAACGAAGAAGGTACTGGGACGTTTTAAAAGGAGCTAA